The stretch of DNA GAGCTGAAACAATATGAACCTCTTTGATATTGTTTTTTGAAGAATTTTTTACAATTTCAAGAATTTCTTCATGGCTCATTGTATATTGTTCAGGATTTTTTCTGCTTGCACTATATGCACAAAATTGGCAAACATCTTTACAAATATTTGTTGGATTTATATGTCTATTTATATTAAAATAGGTTTTTTTACCATGTTTATTTGTTCTGATTTTATTTGCAAAAGAAGCAAGAGTGAATAAATCTAAATCGTATAATTTTATTGCATCTTCATAATTTAATCGTTCATTTTTTTCTAATTTTTCTATAATACTCATAATTTTCCTATTTACAATTAAAGTCTTTTGTATATTGCTGATTTCTGTCTTGATGAATGAAACCTATACAACTTTGATTTAAATCATTATCATAAAAGATAATTTTATAAACACTACTTTTATATCTAGTTTCACTATCTTCTACTTCTAATTTATTTATAACTTTTAATTGTTTTATATTTGTATGTCCAATAGTTGCAAGGACTTCTGTTAGTTTTTTTTCTTTTAAATCTTTTATTACATAAAAAATTGCAAAAGCAATAACAATAATAACACTAATAATAACAACAGTCTTTTTAGGAAGTTTTCTTACTTGATGCGTATTCATTTTAATTCTCCTTTAGTGGTTTAAATGAACATTCTTCTCCATCATAATACTCAATAGTTCCATCTTCTATTCTATAATACCAACCATGTATTTGAAGTTCACCAGCTTTTACTTTTCTTTCAACTTCTGGAAATGTTAATAAATTTTCCATTTGATGAACAATAGAAATTCTTTCAGTTGCTCTATATAATTTTTCTTTATCAGTTTTATCTTGAATTGCAAGAAGTGTATACTCTTTTGCTCTTTTTCCTAGTTCTAACCATTTTCTTACATGGATTAAATCAGGTGAATTATCCAAGTTTTGGTATAAACTTTTACATGCTCCACAATGAGAATGTCCACAAATAATGATATGTTTAACACCTAAAACAGAAACAGCATATTCAATAGCAGCTGAACTTCCATGGTAATCATCATCTGGATTATATGGTGGAACAAAATTCCCAACATTTCTTAAAATAAACATATCACCAGGTTTTGTATCAAGCATTAAGTCAGGAGTAACTCTACTATCACTACATCCAACAAAAAGAATTTCAGGCTTTTGACCTTTTTCAACTAACTCTTTTAAATCACCTTCATATTTAGGAAAACTAGCTTCTCTAAA from Arcobacter suis CECT 7833 encodes:
- a CDS encoding carbonic anhydrase → MLINDLIKGNKKFREASFPKYEGDLKELVEKGQKPEILFVGCSDSRVTPDLMLDTKPGDMFILRNVGNFVPPYNPDDDYHGSSAAIEYAVSVLGVKHIIICGHSHCGACKSLYQNLDNSPDLIHVRKWLELGKRAKEYTLLAIQDKTDKEKLYRATERISIVHQMENLLTFPEVERKVKAGELQIHGWYYRIEDGTIEYYDGEECSFKPLKEN